Proteins encoded within one genomic window of Balaenoptera ricei isolate mBalRic1 chromosome 10, mBalRic1.hap2, whole genome shotgun sequence:
- the TOB2 gene encoding protein Tob2: MQLEIKVALNFIISYLYNKLPRRRADLFGEELERLLKKKYEGHWYPDKPLKGSGFRCVHIGEIVDPVVELAAKRSGLAVEDVRANVPEELSVWIDPFEVSYQIGEKGAVKVLYLDDSEGCVAPELDKEIKSSFNPDAQVFVPIGSQDSSLSNSPSPSFGQSPSPTFMPRSTQPITFTTASFAATKFGSTKMKKGGGAAGGGGGAGGGASGQQIPPQQPRMARSPTNSLLKQKSLSLSLHSLNFITTNPAPQSQLSPNAKEFVYNGGGSPSLFCDGADGQGSGTPAPFGGGGAGTCNSSSFDMAQVFGGGANSLFLEKTPFVEGLSYNLNTMQYPSQPFQPVVLAN, translated from the coding sequence ATGCAGCTGGAGATCAAAGTGGCCCTGAACTTCATCATCTCCTACCTGTACAATAAGCTGCCCCGGCGCCGGGCAGACCTGTTTGGTGAGGAGCTAGAGCGACTcttgaaaaagaaatatgaaggcCACTGGTACCCTGACAAGCCACTGAAGGGCTCTGGCTTCCGCTGTGTCCACATCGGGGAGATAGTGGACCCCGTGGTGGAGCTGGCCGCCAAGCGGAGTGGGCTGGCGGTGGAGGATGTACGGGCCAACGTGCCCGAGGAGCTGAGCGTCTGGATCGACCCTTTCGAGGTGTCCTACCAGATTGGTGAGAAGGGGGCTGTGAAAGTGCTCTACCTGGATGACAGCGAGGGCTGTGTTGCCCCAGAGCTGGACAAGGAGATCAAGAGCAGCTTCAATCCCGATGCCCAGGTGTTTGTGCCCATCGGCAGCCAGGACAGCTCCCTGTCCAACTCCCCGTCACCGTCCTTTGGCCAGTCGCCCAGCCCCACCTTCATGCCCCGCTCCACTCAGCCCATCACTTTCACCACCGCCTCCTTTGCAGCCACCAAGTTTGGCTCCACCAAGATGAAGAAGGGGGGCGGGGcagcgggtgggggtgggggggccgggggcggggcaaGTGGCCAGCAGATCCCCCCGCAGCAGCCCCGCATGGCCCGCTCTCCCACCAACAGCCTGCTGAAGCAGAAgagcctttctctgtctctgcatTCACTGAACTTCATCACCACCAACCCAGCCCCTCAGTCCCAGCTCTCACCCAATGCCAAGGAATTCGTGTACAACGGCGGTGGCTCTCCCAGCCTCTTCTGTGATGGGGCCGATGGCCAGGGCAGTGGCACCCCGGCCCCCTTCGGGGGCGGTGGGGCTGGCACCTGCAACAGCAGCAGCTTCGACATGGCCCAGGTATTTGGAGGGGGCGCCAACAGCCTCTTCTTGGAGAAGACGCCCTTCGTGGAAGGCCTCAGCTACAACCTGAACACCATGCAGTATCCCAGCCAGCCGTTTCAGCCCGTCGTGCTGGCCAACTGA